The Gadus macrocephalus chromosome 13, ASM3116895v1 genome includes a window with the following:
- the LOC132470864 gene encoding uncharacterized protein LOC132470864 isoform X1: MEGQVAAPHPKGLEAANLEGLETAEVLEANLEVLESVGLEAVVGSNLEGLEAVVGTNLEGLEAVVGTNLEVPAVASTWRRVSLEGPAAVVSLEGPAAAASWRAWRRRRPGGPGGGGSSSKEMRRRCGGPGGWPGGGPGGDGPGGGGRLGDPAVEVRRRVVIRPTSSSSMEAGLKESLGMKITAQGLTTTHLSGEASSWCRRSNLHLFEETKQLDD, encoded by the exons atggagggccaggtggcggctcctcatcca aagggcctggaggcggccaacctggaaggcctggagacggccgaggtcctggaggcaaacctggaggtcctggagtcggtgggcctggaggcggtggttgggtccaacctggagggcctggaggcggtggttgggaccaacctggagggcctggaggcggtggttgggaccaacctggaggtcccggcggtggcgtccacctggcggcgggtcagcctggagggcccggcggcggtggtcagcctggagggcccggcggcggcggcgtcctggagggcctggcggcggcggcgtcctggagggcccggcg gcggcggctcctcatcca aagaaatgaggcgacgttgcggaggtccaggcggttggcccggtggaggtcctggaggagacggtcccggcggtggaggacggctgggggatccggcggtggaggtccgaaggcgggtcgtgattagaccaaccagctcctcatccatggaag caggattgaaggagtcactggggatgaagatcactgctcaggggctgacgaccactcatctttccggagaag cgtcctcatggtgcaggcggtcaaacctccacctctttgaagagaccaagcagcttgatgactga
- the LOC132470864 gene encoding uncharacterized protein LOC132470864 isoform X2 has protein sequence MEGQVAAPHPKGLEAANLEGLETAEVLEANLEVLESVGLEAVVGSNLEGLEAVVGTNLEGLEAVVGTNLEVPAVASTWRRVSLEGPAAVVSLEGPAAAASWRAWRRRRPGGPGGGGSSSKEMRRRCGGPGGWPGGGPGGDGPGGGGRLGDPAVEVRRRVVIRPTSSSSMEGLKESLGMKITAQGLTTTHLSGEASSWCRRSNLHLFEETKQLDD, from the exons atggagggccaggtggcggctcctcatcca aagggcctggaggcggccaacctggaaggcctggagacggccgaggtcctggaggcaaacctggaggtcctggagtcggtgggcctggaggcggtggttgggtccaacctggagggcctggaggcggtggttgggaccaacctggagggcctggaggcggtggttgggaccaacctggaggtcccggcggtggcgtccacctggcggcgggtcagcctggagggcccggcggcggtggtcagcctggagggcccggcggcggcggcgtcctggagggcctggcggcggcggcgtcctggagggcccggcg gcggcggctcctcatcca aagaaatgaggcgacgttgcggaggtccaggcggttggcccggtggaggtcctggaggagacggtcccggcggtggaggacggctgggggatccggcggtggaggtccgaaggcgggtcgtgattagaccaaccagctcctcatccatggaag gattgaaggagtcactggggatgaagatcactgctcaggggctgacgaccactcatctttccggagaag cgtcctcatggtgcaggcggtcaaacctccacctctttgaagagaccaagcagcttgatgactga